One window of Agromyces rhizosphaerae genomic DNA carries:
- a CDS encoding ABC transporter permease, which translates to MTAPATTTDPTAPTGGRGVASLYAGNSRAVMARGWRATRSSNWMIVVSGFFEPIFYLLSMGIGLGALVGEVATAGGDVSYAAFIAPALLAVAAMNGAIYDSTWNVFFKMNFAKLYEGMLATSLGPLDVALGEISLALLRGAFYASGFLVVMQALGLNLSWWALLALPAVLLIAFGFASLGMAITSYMKTFQQMDWINFVLLPMFLLSATFFPITVYPQAVQWIIQAMPLWHGVELVRGLTTGAVHWGLLWHVLYYAVMIVVGVVFTTKRLRALFLD; encoded by the coding sequence ATGACCGCACCCGCCACGACCACCGACCCCACCGCCCCGACCGGCGGGCGCGGCGTCGCCTCGCTCTACGCCGGCAACTCCCGCGCCGTCATGGCGCGCGGCTGGCGGGCCACCCGCAGCTCGAACTGGATGATCGTCGTCTCGGGCTTCTTCGAGCCGATCTTCTACCTGCTGTCGATGGGCATCGGCCTCGGCGCCCTCGTCGGCGAGGTCGCGACCGCGGGCGGCGACGTCTCGTACGCGGCGTTCATCGCCCCGGCGCTGCTCGCGGTCGCCGCCATGAACGGCGCGATCTACGACTCGACCTGGAACGTCTTCTTCAAGATGAACTTCGCGAAGCTCTACGAGGGCATGCTCGCGACGTCCCTGGGCCCGCTCGACGTGGCGCTCGGCGAGATCTCGCTCGCCCTGCTCCGCGGTGCGTTCTACGCCTCGGGGTTCCTCGTCGTCATGCAGGCGCTCGGGCTGAACCTGTCGTGGTGGGCGCTGCTCGCGCTGCCCGCGGTGCTGCTCATCGCGTTCGGCTTCGCGAGCCTCGGCATGGCGATCACGAGCTACATGAAGACGTTCCAGCAGATGGACTGGATCAACTTCGTGCTGCTGCCGATGTTCCTGCTGTCGGCCACGTTCTTCCCGATCACGGTCTACCCGCAGGCGGTGCAGTGGATCATCCAGGCGATGCCGCTCTGGCACGGCGTCGAACTCGTGCGCGGGCTCACGACCGGAGCGGTGCACTGGGGGCTGCTCTGGCACGTGCTCTACTACGCCGTGATGATCGTGGTCGGCGTCGTGTTCACCACGAAGCGGCTGCGCGCGCTGTTCCTCGACTGA
- a CDS encoding carbohydrate kinase family protein: MPSPADPGAPGVLVVAGDLVEDVVVWLAEPTRHATDTAARIVRSRGGSAANVAAFAAGAGAAARFVGCVGADAAGDGLARGLASAGVDVRLQRAGTTGTVVLLVDPDGERTMYPDRGAAAELHRPVDPSWLDGAGWLHVPAYGLEREPARSAVVGLADAAREAGAGVSLDASSTGLIDTLGLERFRALAARLAPDIAFANADEAALLGIGSASTGDHGTAPLAPLTVVKRGPDPAEVLRPGRPALHVPAAPVADVRDATGAGDAFAAGFLVAAMSGADPRAACVAGHALAASVLGSPGASVASA; this comes from the coding sequence GTGCCGTCGCCGGCTGACCCCGGCGCGCCCGGCGTGCTGGTCGTCGCGGGCGACCTCGTCGAGGACGTCGTGGTCTGGCTCGCCGAGCCGACCCGGCACGCGACCGACACGGCCGCGCGCATCGTGCGCTCGCGCGGCGGCAGCGCGGCCAACGTCGCCGCGTTCGCCGCGGGTGCGGGCGCCGCGGCGCGCTTCGTCGGCTGCGTCGGGGCGGATGCCGCGGGCGACGGGCTCGCCCGCGGCCTCGCGTCCGCCGGCGTCGACGTGCGCCTCCAGCGCGCGGGCACGACCGGCACCGTCGTGCTGCTCGTCGACCCCGACGGCGAGCGCACCATGTACCCCGACCGCGGCGCGGCGGCCGAGCTGCACCGGCCCGTCGACCCGTCGTGGCTCGACGGGGCGGGCTGGCTGCACGTGCCCGCCTACGGGCTCGAGCGCGAGCCCGCGCGCTCGGCGGTCGTCGGGCTCGCGGATGCGGCCCGCGAGGCGGGCGCCGGCGTCTCGCTCGACGCCTCGTCGACCGGGCTGATCGACACGCTGGGCCTGGAGCGCTTCCGTGCGCTCGCCGCGCGGCTGGCACCCGACATCGCGTTCGCGAACGCGGACGAGGCGGCGCTGCTCGGCATCGGCTCGGCGAGCACCGGCGACCACGGCACCGCTCCGCTCGCCCCGCTCACCGTCGTCAAGCGCGGCCCCGACCCGGCCGAGGTGCTGCGCCCGGGCAGGCCCGCCCTGCACGTGCCCGCCGCGCCGGTCGCCGACGTGCGCGACGCGACCGGCGCGGGCGACGCGTTCGCCGCCGGGTTCCTGGTCGCCGCCATGTCGGGCGCCGACCCCCGGGCCGCCTGCGTCGCGGGGCACGCGCTCGCGGCATCCGTGCTCGGCAGCCCAGGGGCATCCGTCGCCTCGGCGTGA
- the ribA gene encoding GTP cyclohydrolase II, producing the protein MSLAEMPEVLAALRDGKPVLVADDEGRENEGDAIISAALASREWIAWMVRHTSGYLCAPLPNDLADRLELPLMTLESQDPRRTAYTITVDAAEGVTTGISASDRAHTLRVLADPDATPASLIRPGHVVPLRAVDGGVRQRPGHTEAAVDLMRLAGLAPVAAIGEIVADDGEMMRLPGLIELGEREGLPVTTIAALLRYLRDAPATNGEVPVVGPAIGSQPARAPESGRVEFEVETTVPTEHGPFRMRAYRDRTTGADHLAITAGDPSSPGALVRVHSECLTGEAFGSLKCECGPQLDAALAAVQEHGGVVVYLRGHEGRGIGLVNKLRAYRLQEDGLDTLDANLALGLPADARDYGAATAILRDLGLDAVRLLTNNPEKVRQLEAQGITVLERVPLLVGVGALNEAYLETKRDRMGHAIDTVDLTEPAAHHLLEGRAS; encoded by the coding sequence ATGAGCCTCGCCGAGATGCCCGAGGTGCTGGCCGCGCTGCGCGACGGCAAGCCTGTGCTCGTCGCCGACGACGAGGGCCGCGAGAACGAGGGCGATGCGATCATCTCGGCCGCGCTCGCGAGCCGCGAGTGGATCGCCTGGATGGTGCGCCACACGAGCGGCTACCTCTGCGCGCCGCTGCCGAACGACCTCGCCGACCGGCTCGAGCTCCCGCTCATGACGCTCGAGAGCCAGGACCCGCGGCGCACGGCCTACACGATCACGGTCGACGCCGCCGAGGGCGTGACCACCGGCATCAGCGCGTCCGACCGCGCGCACACGCTGCGCGTGCTGGCCGACCCCGACGCCACCCCGGCCTCGCTCATCCGCCCCGGGCACGTCGTGCCGCTGCGCGCCGTGGACGGCGGCGTGCGACAGCGCCCGGGCCACACCGAGGCCGCGGTCGACCTCATGCGCCTCGCGGGCCTCGCGCCGGTCGCGGCGATCGGCGAGATCGTCGCCGACGACGGCGAGATGATGCGCCTGCCTGGCCTCATCGAGCTCGGCGAGCGGGAGGGGCTGCCGGTCACGACGATCGCGGCGCTGCTGAGGTACCTGCGCGACGCGCCGGCCACGAACGGCGAGGTGCCGGTCGTCGGGCCGGCGATCGGATCGCAGCCGGCCCGGGCGCCCGAGAGCGGCCGCGTGGAGTTCGAGGTCGAGACGACCGTGCCGACCGAGCACGGCCCGTTCCGCATGCGCGCCTACCGCGACCGCACGACCGGCGCCGATCACCTGGCGATCACCGCCGGCGACCCCTCGTCGCCCGGTGCGCTCGTGCGCGTGCACTCCGAGTGCCTGACCGGCGAGGCGTTCGGCTCGCTGAAGTGCGAGTGCGGCCCGCAGCTCGACGCCGCGCTCGCGGCGGTGCAGGAGCACGGCGGGGTCGTCGTCTACCTGCGCGGCCACGAGGGCCGCGGCATCGGCCTGGTCAACAAGCTGCGCGCCTACCGCCTGCAGGAGGACGGCCTCGACACGCTGGACGCGAACCTCGCGCTCGGCCTGCCCGCCGATGCGCGCGACTACGGCGCGGCCACCGCGATCCTGCGCGACCTCGGCCTCGACGCCGTGCGGCTGCTCACGAACAACCCCGAGAAGGTGCGCCAGCTCGAGGCACAGGGCATCACGGTGCTCGAGCGCGTGCCGCTGCTGGTGGGCGTCGGCGCACTCAACGAGGCGTACCTCGAGACCAAGCGCGACCGCATGGGTCACGCGATCGACACCGTCGACCTCACCGAGCCGGCGGCGCACCACCTCCTGGAAGGACGCGCATCATGA
- a CDS encoding ABC transporter permease: MSAESPRQQATDAPEATRPETARALAAGARPRRLGAWYVAEHRFRVMRSYLQTMLATGIGSPIIYLYGLGAGLASLIDAPVASQPGAEGVPYLVFVAPALLASAAITVATEEFSYPIMLGYKWNPTFTGMHAAPIRPGQIVDGIVISVTARILATSAVYYLFMLLFGAVPSPLGYLAVLAATLGGLAFGHLLMAYVSTLEQDTGQIALVMRFLVLPMTLFSGTFFPLSQLPWFLQPIGWVSPLWHATELSRVFAYGYPEPLWLTVVHVAVLVAMAAFGWIASRRIAARRLGR, translated from the coding sequence ATGAGCGCCGAGTCACCCCGGCAGCAGGCGACGGATGCCCCCGAGGCCACCCGTCCCGAGACCGCACGCGCGCTCGCCGCGGGCGCGCGTCCGCGTCGCCTCGGCGCCTGGTACGTCGCCGAGCACCGGTTCCGGGTCATGCGGTCCTACCTGCAGACCATGCTCGCCACGGGCATCGGCAGCCCGATCATCTACCTGTACGGGCTCGGGGCCGGGCTCGCGTCGCTGATCGACGCCCCGGTCGCCTCGCAGCCGGGCGCCGAGGGTGTGCCCTACCTCGTGTTCGTCGCGCCCGCGCTGCTGGCGTCGGCCGCCATCACGGTCGCGACCGAGGAGTTCTCGTACCCGATCATGCTCGGCTACAAGTGGAACCCCACGTTCACGGGCATGCACGCGGCGCCGATCCGGCCCGGCCAGATCGTCGACGGCATCGTCATCTCGGTGACCGCGCGCATCCTCGCCACGAGCGCCGTGTACTACCTGTTCATGCTGCTGTTCGGCGCGGTGCCGTCGCCGCTGGGGTACCTCGCCGTGCTCGCGGCAACGCTCGGCGGGCTCGCGTTCGGCCACCTGCTCATGGCGTACGTGTCGACGCTCGAGCAGGACACGGGGCAGATCGCGCTCGTCATGCGCTTCCTCGTGCTGCCGATGACGCTGTTCTCGGGCACGTTCTTCCCGCTCAGCCAGCTGCCCTGGTTCCTGCAGCCGATCGGCTGGGTCTCGCCGCTCTGGCACGCCACCGAGCTCAGCCGCGTCTTCGCCTACGGCTACCCCGAGCCGCTGTGGCTCACGGTCGTGCACGTGGCCGTGCTCGTCGCGATGGCGGCGTTCGGCTGGATCGCATCGCGGCGCATCGCCGCACGGAGGCTCGGACGATGA
- a CDS encoding pseudouridine-5'-phosphate glycosidase, whose amino-acid sequence MTQTSPAVVLSDEVREAVASGAPVLALETTILTHGLPRPRNLEVGIAAEEQLRAAGVVPATIGVVDGVAHVGIDRATMARLCDDDAVVKLSVRDLPIAAARGLSGGTTVAATAWLAHSAGIRVMSTGGLGGVHRGASETFDESADLPTLARTPITLVSAGVKSILDVAATLERLETLNIPVVGYRTTAYPGFYVADSGFALEHRVETPEEVAAVAAARDALGLDAAVLVANPVAEADQLDPELHDRVLAEALAAADAAGITGHDTTPFLLDFVQRATGGASLEANLAVYRGNVSLGGEIARAVAG is encoded by the coding sequence GTGACCCAGACCAGCCCCGCCGTCGTCCTGTCCGACGAGGTGCGCGAGGCCGTGGCATCCGGTGCCCCGGTGCTCGCCCTCGAGACCACGATCCTGACCCACGGCCTGCCGCGGCCGCGGAACCTCGAGGTGGGCATCGCGGCCGAGGAGCAGCTGCGCGCCGCGGGCGTCGTGCCGGCGACGATCGGCGTGGTCGACGGGGTCGCGCACGTCGGCATCGACCGCGCGACCATGGCGCGCCTGTGCGACGACGACGCGGTCGTGAAGCTCAGCGTGCGCGACCTGCCCATCGCCGCGGCGCGCGGGCTGAGCGGCGGCACGACCGTGGCGGCGACCGCGTGGCTCGCGCATTCGGCGGGCATCCGGGTCATGTCGACCGGCGGGCTCGGCGGCGTGCACCGCGGGGCGAGCGAGACCTTCGACGAGTCGGCCGACCTGCCGACGCTCGCCCGCACGCCGATCACGCTCGTGAGCGCGGGCGTGAAGTCGATCCTCGACGTGGCGGCGACGCTCGAGCGGCTCGAGACGCTGAACATCCCGGTCGTGGGGTACCGCACGACCGCGTACCCGGGGTTCTACGTCGCCGACTCGGGGTTCGCGCTCGAGCACCGGGTCGAGACGCCCGAGGAGGTCGCCGCCGTGGCCGCGGCGCGCGACGCCCTCGGGCTCGATGCCGCGGTGCTCGTCGCGAACCCCGTGGCGGAGGCCGACCAGCTCGACCCGGAGCTGCACGACCGCGTGCTCGCCGAGGCGCTGGCGGCGGCGGATGCGGCGGGCATCACGGGCCACGACACCACGCCGTTCCTGCTCGACTTCGTGCAGCGCGCGACGGGCGGGGCGAGCCTCGAGGCGAACCTCGCCGTGTACCGCGGCAACGTCTCGCTGGGCGGGGAGATCGCGCGTGCCGTCGCCGGCTGA
- a CDS encoding ABC transporter ATP-binding protein, which produces MPAPVITARDLRKQYDEVAAVDGISFEVSPGESFGLLGPNGAGKSTTMRMVGAVSTRTSGDLEILGLDPNAYGPDIRSQLGVVPQADNLDTELRVRENLLVYGRYFGLPRRQIAERADELLAFAQLEEKSKAKVDALSGGMKRRLTIARALINDPRILLLDEPTTGLDPQARHILWDRLFRLKEQGTTLVLTTHYMDEAEQLCDRLIVVDHGRIMAEGTPAELIRAHSSREVLELRFGADRNAEVAKRLEGVGERIEVLPDRILVYSANGEAELVRITEAGLHPITSLVRRSSLEDVFLRLTGRSLIE; this is translated from the coding sequence GTGCCCGCACCAGTGATCACCGCCCGCGACCTCCGCAAGCAGTACGACGAGGTCGCCGCCGTCGACGGCATCTCGTTCGAGGTCTCGCCGGGGGAGTCGTTCGGCCTGCTCGGCCCGAACGGCGCCGGCAAGTCGACCACCATGCGCATGGTCGGCGCCGTCTCCACCCGCACGAGCGGTGACCTCGAGATCCTCGGGCTCGACCCGAACGCGTACGGTCCCGACATCCGCTCGCAGCTCGGCGTGGTGCCCCAGGCCGACAACCTCGACACCGAGCTCCGGGTGCGCGAGAACCTGCTCGTGTACGGCCGCTACTTCGGCCTGCCGCGACGGCAGATCGCCGAGCGCGCGGACGAGCTGCTCGCGTTCGCCCAGCTCGAGGAGAAGTCGAAGGCCAAGGTCGATGCACTCTCCGGCGGCATGAAGCGGCGACTCACGATCGCCCGGGCGCTCATCAACGACCCGCGCATCCTGCTGCTCGACGAGCCGACGACGGGCCTCGACCCGCAGGCGCGCCACATCCTCTGGGATCGCCTCTTCCGCCTGAAGGAGCAGGGCACGACGCTCGTGCTCACGACGCACTACATGGACGAGGCCGAGCAGCTCTGCGACCGCCTCATCGTGGTCGACCACGGCCGCATCATGGCCGAGGGCACCCCCGCCGAGCTCATCCGCGCCCACTCGTCGCGCGAGGTGCTCGAACTGCGTTTCGGCGCCGACCGCAACGCCGAGGTCGCGAAGCGGCTCGAGGGGGTGGGCGAGCGCATCGAGGTGCTGCCCGACCGCATCCTCGTCTACAGCGCGAACGGCGAGGCCGAGCTCGTGCGCATCACCGAGGCGGGCCTGCACCCGATCACGAGCCTCGTGCGCCGCTCCTCGCTCGAGGACGTGTTCCTCCGCCTCACGGGCAGGAGCCTCATCGAATGA
- a CDS encoding riboflavin synthase, giving the protein MFTGIIEEIGRVTRIERTADAARLTVQGPLAVSDARHGDSISVNGVCLTVVDRDDESFTADVMAQTLAMSTLADVREGDRVDLERAAKVGDRIGGHIVQGHIDGTAEVVEVRPGEAWRVLRFAIDPAHARLVVDKGSVALDGVSLTVSAVGDDWFEVSLIPETLTATTLGDRVVGDRVNLETDILARQVERMLRLGGHDDLPSSLAAPAAPAPMGGLA; this is encoded by the coding sequence ATGTTCACGGGCATCATCGAGGAGATCGGCCGCGTCACGCGCATCGAGCGCACCGCCGATGCGGCCAGGCTCACCGTGCAGGGGCCGCTCGCGGTCTCCGACGCGCGCCACGGCGACTCGATCTCGGTGAACGGCGTGTGCCTCACCGTCGTCGACCGCGACGACGAGTCGTTCACGGCCGACGTGATGGCGCAGACGCTCGCGATGTCGACGCTCGCCGACGTGCGCGAGGGCGACCGTGTCGACCTCGAACGGGCGGCGAAGGTGGGCGACCGCATCGGCGGCCACATCGTGCAGGGGCACATCGACGGCACCGCCGAGGTCGTCGAGGTGCGGCCCGGCGAGGCATGGCGCGTGCTGCGGTTCGCGATCGACCCGGCGCACGCGCGGCTCGTGGTCGACAAGGGCTCGGTCGCGCTCGACGGCGTCTCGCTCACCGTCAGCGCGGTCGGCGACGACTGGTTCGAGGTCTCGCTCATCCCCGAGACCCTCACGGCGACCACGCTCGGCGACCGGGTCGTGGGCGATCGCGTGAACCTCGAGACCGACATCCTCGCCAGGCAGGTCGAGCGGATGCTCCGCCTCGGCGGCCACGACGACCTGCCGTCCTCGCTCGCCGCGCCCGCCGCGCCCGCGCCGATGGGAGGCCTCGCATGA
- the ribH gene encoding 6,7-dimethyl-8-ribityllumazine synthase, translated as MSGAGSPTLDVDGTGLSVVIVAGSWHDDITDGLIAGAVRTLEASGADHSLVRVPGSFELPVVAKAALEAGADAVVALGVIIRGGTPHFEYVSSAATDGLTRVAIDTGKPVGFGVLTLDDEQQGLDRAGLPGSKEDKGAEAAEAAVATVRALRAVGR; from the coding sequence ATGAGCGGAGCAGGCTCCCCCACCCTCGACGTCGACGGCACCGGCCTGTCGGTCGTGATCGTCGCCGGAAGCTGGCACGACGATATCACCGACGGGCTCATCGCCGGCGCGGTGCGCACGCTCGAGGCATCCGGGGCCGACCACTCGCTCGTGCGGGTGCCCGGCAGCTTCGAGCTGCCCGTGGTCGCCAAGGCCGCCCTCGAGGCCGGGGCCGACGCGGTGGTGGCGCTGGGCGTCATCATCCGCGGCGGCACCCCGCACTTCGAGTACGTCTCGTCGGCCGCGACCGACGGCCTCACCCGGGTCGCGATCGACACCGGCAAGCCGGTCGGGTTCGGGGTGCTCACCCTCGACGACGAGCAGCAGGGACTCGACCGAGCCGGGCTCCCCGGCTCGAAGGAGGACAAGGGCGCGGAGGCCGCCGAGGCGGCAGTCGCCACGGTGCGCGCGCTGCGCGCGGTCGGACGCTGA